The Xenorhabdus doucetiae genome has a window encoding:
- a CDS encoding bifunctional aspartate kinase/homoserine dehydrogenase II, with product MSTLATAGAESGRQLHKFGGSSLADVKCYQRVADIMANYSQPGDLMVVSAAGSTTNQLIDWLKLSQSDRISAHQIQQSLRRYQQELIRGLLPEAVAEELSAMFIADLERLSALLDKPVTDITYAEVVGHGEIWSARLMAAVLEDQGIPSAWLDARQFLRAERVAQPQVDISLSQPLFSQLLIQNPNKRLVVTGFISRNQKGETVLLGRNGSDYSATQVGALAGAKKVTIWSDVAGVYSADPRKVKDACLLPLLRLDEASELARLAAPVLHTRTLQPVSISDIDLQLRCSYQPEQGSTRIERVLATGTGAKIVTSHDDVCLIELHVSSAHDFRQIYKDIDALLKRAQVRPLATGLHADCNLIQLCYTSEVVNSALDVLQDAALPGKLSLREGLALVALVGAGVCKNPLHSHRFYQQLKDQPVEFIWHAEDGISLVAVLRSNQTSHLIQGLHQSLFRAEKRIGLVLFGKGNIGSRWLELFAREQKNISARSDFEFILAGVVDSRRSLLNYQGIDASRALAFFDDEATEHEEDALFLWMRAHPYDDLVVLDVTASEELAKEYIYFASYGFHVISANKVAGSSASNTYRLIRDAFAKTGRHWLYNATVGAGLPINYSVRDLRESGDTILSISGVFSGTLSWLFLQFDGSVPFSELVEQAWQQGLTEPDPRIDLSGQDVMRKLVILAREAGYEIEPDHVRVESLVPEEARGGSLEEFFENSAAINEQMLQRLEAAREMGMVLRYVARFDASGKAKVGVEAVRSDHPLASLLPADNVFAIESRWYRDNPLVIRGPGAGRDVTAGAIQSDLNRLSQLL from the coding sequence ATGAGTACACTGGCAACAGCGGGGGCGGAATCTGGCCGCCAGTTACATAAATTTGGCGGCAGCAGCCTGGCGGATGTGAAGTGCTATCAGCGGGTAGCTGACATTATGGCGAACTACAGCCAGCCGGGTGATTTGATGGTGGTATCGGCAGCAGGGAGTACCACCAACCAGTTGATCGACTGGCTTAAATTGAGCCAGAGTGACCGGATCTCCGCCCATCAAATCCAGCAATCTTTGCGGCGTTACCAGCAAGAATTAATCCGTGGTTTGTTGCCCGAAGCCGTTGCAGAAGAGCTGAGTGCCATGTTTATCGCTGATCTGGAAAGATTAAGTGCCTTGTTGGATAAACCCGTCACCGATATTACTTATGCGGAAGTGGTCGGTCATGGAGAAATCTGGTCTGCGCGCTTAATGGCGGCGGTACTTGAGGATCAGGGGATACCCAGCGCATGGCTGGATGCGCGTCAATTCCTGCGGGCAGAGCGCGTTGCACAGCCGCAGGTTGATATCAGTTTATCCCAGCCCCTGTTTAGCCAATTATTGATCCAAAATCCCAATAAGCGTTTAGTGGTGACCGGTTTTATTTCCAGAAATCAGAAGGGGGAAACGGTATTACTGGGGCGCAATGGCAGCGACTATTCGGCGACCCAAGTCGGGGCGTTGGCGGGCGCCAAAAAAGTCACGATTTGGAGTGATGTGGCTGGGGTTTACAGTGCCGATCCGCGTAAAGTCAAAGATGCCTGCCTGTTGCCGTTGTTGCGTTTGGATGAAGCCAGTGAATTGGCGCGTCTGGCGGCACCGGTGCTGCATACCCGGACATTGCAGCCGGTTTCCATCAGCGATATTGATCTGCAATTGCGTTGCAGTTATCAGCCTGAACAGGGTTCCACCCGGATTGAACGGGTGCTGGCAACGGGGACTGGGGCCAAAATCGTGACCAGCCATGATGATGTTTGCCTGATTGAACTGCATGTTTCTTCTGCCCATGATTTCAGGCAAATCTACAAAGACATTGACGCGTTGTTAAAGCGCGCTCAAGTCCGGCCACTGGCAACCGGATTACATGCAGACTGCAACCTGATCCAACTTTGTTACACCTCAGAGGTTGTCAATAGCGCCCTTGATGTTTTGCAGGATGCCGCCTTACCCGGCAAACTCTCTTTGCGTGAAGGCTTGGCGCTGGTGGCGTTGGTCGGGGCGGGGGTATGCAAAAATCCGCTGCACAGCCATCGTTTTTACCAACAATTAAAAGATCAGCCCGTTGAATTTATCTGGCACGCGGAAGATGGCATCAGTCTTGTGGCGGTACTGCGTTCCAATCAGACGTCGCATTTGATTCAGGGATTACACCAAAGCCTGTTTCGGGCAGAAAAACGCATCGGTTTGGTGCTGTTTGGCAAAGGAAATATTGGTTCTCGTTGGTTAGAACTGTTTGCCCGCGAACAAAAGAATATTTCTGCCCGCAGCGATTTTGAATTTATTTTGGCGGGTGTCGTCGATAGCCGCCGGAGTTTGCTGAATTATCAGGGCATTGATGCCAGCCGGGCACTGGCCTTCTTTGATGATGAAGCGACTGAACATGAAGAAGATGCGCTGTTTTTATGGATGCGGGCGCATCCTTATGACGATTTGGTGGTTCTGGACGTGACGGCAAGTGAAGAATTAGCCAAAGAGTATATCTATTTTGCCAGTTATGGATTTCACGTCATCAGTGCCAACAAAGTTGCCGGCTCTTCCGCCAGCAACACCTACCGCCTGATCCGCGATGCCTTTGCAAAAACGGGGCGCCATTGGTTATACAACGCCACGGTGGGTGCCGGATTGCCGATTAACTACTCCGTCAGGGATCTGCGGGAAAGCGGCGATACGATTTTGTCTATCAGCGGCGTTTTCTCCGGCACATTATCCTGGCTGTTCTTGCAATTTGATGGTTCGGTGCCTTTCAGTGAATTAGTTGAACAGGCATGGCAACAGGGGTTGACGGAACCCGATCCACGTATCGATCTCTCTGGTCAGGATGTGATGCGTAAGCTGGTGATCCTGGCTCGCGAAGCCGGTTATGAGATAGAGCCTGATCACGTGCGGGTTGAGTCGCTGGTGCCGGAAGAAGCACGAGGCGGCTCTCTCGAAGAGTTCTTTGAAAACAGTGCCGCCATTAATGAGCAGATGCTGCAACGTCTGGAAGCGGCACGGGAAATGGGCATGGTACTCCGCTATGTCGCACGTTTTGATGCCAGTGGTAAAGCCAAAGTGGGCGTGGAAGCGGTGCGCAGTGATCACCCATTGGCCTCACTGCTGCCGGCCGATAATGTCTTTGCGATAGAAAGCCGCTGGTATCGCGATAATCCGCTGGTGATCCGCGGCCCCGGTGCGGGACGGGATGTCACGGCGGGCGCAATTCAATCCGATTTAAACCGCCTGTCGCAACTTTTGTAG
- the ppc gene encoding phosphoenolpyruvate carboxylase, translating to MNQQYSAMRSNVSMLGKLLGDTIKEALGEDILDKVETIRKLSKSSRAGNGIHRQQLLSTLENLSNDELLPVARAFNQFLNLTNVAEQYHSISPHGEAASNPVALAALFNRLKDKQFSNDDLINAVNALAIELVLTAHPTEIARRTLIHKLVEVNGCLAQLDHDDLADYERTNIMRRLRQLIAQSWHTDEIRKNRPTPIDEAKWGFAVVENSLWEGVPAFLREFNEQLEESLGYSLLVEAVPVRFTSWMGGDRDGNPNVTAEITRHVLLLSRWKAADLFLKDIQVLVSELSMSECTPELRQMAGGEQVLEPYREIAKRLRTQLGNTLVYLEKCLKGEQALPPADLLLHNEQLWQPLYACYQSLKNCGMEIIANGQLLDTLRRIRCFGLSLVRIDIRQESTRHRDAIAELTQYLAMGDYASWPEAEKQAFLLRELQSKRPLIPRDWQPSADTQEVFATCKVIAESPQDSIAAYVISMAKVPSDVLAVKLLLKEAGCPLSLPVAPLFETLDDLNNAESVIRQLLGIEWYRSLIKDKQMVMIGYSDSAKDAGVMAASWAQYRAQDALIKVCEKEGVTLTLFHGRGGTIGRGGAPAHSALLSQPPGSLKGGLRVTEQGEMIRFKFGLPQVTISSLALYASAILEANLLPPPEPKPEWQQIMDTLSAVSCDMYRDYVREQPEFVPYFRAATPEQELAKLPLGSRPAKRRPTGGVESLRAIPWIFAWTQNRLMLPAWLGAGAALQQVIDAGKLPVLTDMCRDWPFFNTRIAMLEMVFAKADLWLAEYYDQRLVEPKLWPLGIKLRDQLAQDIKTVLTIAQDEQLMADLPWIAESIALRNVYTDPLNVLQAELLQRSRQQENPDPHLEQALMVTIAGVAAGMRNTG from the coding sequence ATGAATCAACAATATTCCGCAATGCGAAGTAATGTCAGTATGCTCGGTAAGTTGCTGGGCGACACCATTAAGGAGGCGTTGGGAGAAGATATTCTTGATAAAGTTGAAACCATCAGGAAATTATCTAAATCATCCCGCGCGGGTAACGGAATCCATCGTCAACAGCTTTTATCGACGCTGGAAAATTTATCCAATGATGAATTATTACCGGTTGCTCGTGCATTTAACCAGTTTTTGAATCTGACCAACGTTGCCGAACAATACCACAGCATTTCGCCACACGGTGAAGCGGCCAGTAATCCGGTCGCGCTGGCGGCATTATTTAATCGGCTCAAAGACAAACAATTCAGCAATGATGATTTGATCAACGCGGTCAATGCGCTGGCCATTGAACTGGTTCTGACCGCTCATCCGACCGAAATCGCCCGCCGCACCCTGATCCATAAGTTGGTTGAAGTTAATGGTTGTCTGGCACAGCTTGATCATGATGATCTGGCGGATTATGAGCGCACTAACATCATGCGCCGATTACGTCAGTTGATTGCCCAATCATGGCATACCGATGAGATCCGCAAGAACCGCCCCACCCCGATTGATGAAGCCAAATGGGGTTTTGCCGTGGTCGAAAACAGTTTGTGGGAAGGTGTGCCGGCTTTCCTGCGTGAATTCAATGAACAACTGGAAGAATCCCTTGGTTATAGTTTGCTGGTGGAAGCGGTGCCGGTACGTTTCACTTCGTGGATGGGGGGCGATCGTGACGGTAATCCCAACGTTACCGCCGAAATTACCCGCCATGTCTTACTGCTGAGTCGTTGGAAAGCCGCCGATCTGTTCCTGAAAGATATTCAGGTTTTGGTTTCTGAACTCTCCATGTCGGAGTGTACGCCTGAGCTTCGCCAAATGGCGGGAGGGGAGCAGGTTCTGGAGCCTTATCGTGAAATTGCCAAACGACTGCGGACGCAGTTAGGTAACACGCTGGTCTATCTGGAAAAATGCCTTAAAGGTGAGCAAGCCCTGCCTCCCGCCGATCTGCTCCTGCATAACGAACAGCTATGGCAACCGCTCTATGCCTGTTATCAATCCCTGAAAAATTGCGGCATGGAAATTATTGCGAACGGGCAACTGCTGGATACCTTGCGCCGCATCCGTTGCTTTGGTTTGTCTTTGGTGCGCATTGATATCCGGCAGGAAAGCACCCGCCATCGCGATGCCATTGCTGAGCTAACGCAATATCTGGCCATGGGCGATTATGCAAGCTGGCCGGAAGCCGAAAAACAGGCGTTCCTGTTGCGGGAATTGCAGTCAAAACGCCCGTTGATCCCGCGTGATTGGCAACCCAGCGCAGACACGCAAGAGGTTTTCGCTACCTGCAAAGTGATTGCAGAGTCACCGCAAGATTCGATTGCCGCTTATGTGATTTCCATGGCGAAAGTCCCTTCTGATGTGCTGGCGGTGAAATTGTTGCTGAAAGAAGCGGGATGCCCACTGTCATTGCCTGTCGCTCCCCTGTTCGAAACCCTTGATGACCTGAACAATGCCGAAAGCGTGATCCGGCAACTTCTGGGGATTGAGTGGTATCGCAGTCTGATTAAGGACAAGCAGATGGTGATGATAGGTTACTCCGATTCGGCCAAAGATGCCGGGGTGATGGCGGCGTCGTGGGCGCAATACCGGGCGCAGGATGCGTTAATCAAAGTGTGTGAAAAAGAGGGCGTGACGCTGACGCTGTTCCACGGGCGTGGCGGTACCATTGGCCGTGGCGGTGCTCCGGCTCATTCGGCTTTGCTCTCCCAACCGCCGGGCAGTCTGAAAGGCGGGTTGCGCGTCACGGAACAAGGGGAAATGATCCGCTTTAAGTTTGGTTTGCCGCAGGTGACGATCAGCAGCTTGGCCTTGTATGCCAGTGCGATCCTGGAAGCCAACTTATTGCCACCACCGGAGCCGAAACCAGAATGGCAGCAGATTATGGATACGCTCTCGGCGGTTTCCTGCGACATGTACCGTGATTATGTGCGTGAGCAACCGGAATTTGTGCCCTATTTTCGGGCCGCCACACCGGAGCAAGAGTTAGCCAAACTGCCGTTGGGTTCGCGCCCGGCGAAACGGCGCCCGACCGGGGGTGTCGAAAGTTTGCGCGCGATCCCGTGGATATTTGCCTGGACACAAAACCGCCTGATGCTGCCGGCATGGCTGGGGGCGGGTGCAGCGCTGCAACAGGTGATTGATGCAGGTAAATTGCCAGTATTAACCGATATGTGTCGCGACTGGCCATTTTTCAATACCCGTATTGCCATGCTGGAGATGGTGTTTGCCAAAGCCGATTTGTGGTTAGCTGAATACTACGATCAGCGTTTGGTAGAACCGAAACTCTGGCCGTTGGGCATAAAATTGCGTGACCAACTGGCACAGGATATCAAAACGGTACTGACCATTGCGCAGGATGAGCAACTGATGGCAGATTTGCCGTGGATCGCTGAATCCATCGCCTTGCGTAACGTCTATACCGATCCGTTGAACGTACTTCAGGCCGAACTATTACAGCGTTCCCGCCAGCAGGAAAACCCTGATCCCCATCTTGAGCAGGCGCTGATGGTAACCATTGCCGGCGTTGCAGCGGGAATGCGTAATACGGGGTAG
- a CDS encoding LysR family transcriptional regulator has product MHPHLNRIQTFLAVVECGSFTRAAERLFISKAVASIHVKVLEEALNVPLLIRNTRGIALTEAGNAFYQDFKAIFDNIQNAFDHVAERHHSLTGKLRLTSTAEFGEKFLLPLISQFCSLHPQLEISYFADSALNDLITERIDLAIRLGTLNDSSLRSRRLGSYGIQLVAAPVWLKQNPIAKPTDLNKVNWIANSNLQHPTQWELKHPTYPALTIRGKAKYISNSPSAIRALVISGLGVAVLPDWIIDADLKSGKLVPLFPEYPLPQQDITAIFPNNAQLQRKSRVFIDYLLENLTL; this is encoded by the coding sequence ATGCACCCTCACCTTAACCGAATACAAACTTTCCTCGCGGTCGTAGAGTGTGGTTCTTTTACACGTGCCGCAGAACGCCTTTTTATCAGCAAAGCCGTAGCCAGTATTCACGTGAAAGTGCTTGAAGAGGCGTTAAATGTGCCATTATTGATACGCAATACGCGGGGAATTGCACTGACGGAAGCGGGGAACGCATTTTATCAAGACTTTAAGGCGATATTTGATAATATCCAGAATGCCTTTGATCATGTGGCTGAACGGCATCATTCATTAACGGGCAAATTACGTCTTACTTCCACGGCCGAGTTTGGTGAAAAATTTCTGCTTCCTCTCATCAGCCAATTTTGCTCGCTTCATCCTCAACTTGAGATAAGCTATTTTGCAGATTCGGCGTTGAATGATTTAATTACCGAACGGATTGATTTGGCAATTCGGCTGGGTACGCTAAACGATTCTTCCCTGAGAAGCCGGCGTTTAGGCAGCTATGGTATTCAGCTCGTCGCTGCTCCGGTTTGGCTTAAACAGAATCCCATTGCTAAACCGACTGATCTCAATAAAGTTAATTGGATTGCCAATAGCAATTTACAACACCCAACACAGTGGGAACTCAAACACCCAACCTATCCCGCTCTTACCATTCGTGGCAAAGCCAAATATATCTCTAATTCGCCCTCTGCCATACGCGCTTTGGTCATATCCGGTCTCGGTGTTGCGGTTTTGCCAGACTGGATAATCGATGCTGATCTAAAATCCGGCAAGTTAGTGCCATTATTTCCCGAATACCCATTACCGCAGCAGGATATCACCGCGATATTTCCCAATAACGCCCAGCTTCAACGTAAGAGCCGTGTGTTTATTGATTATTTGCTGGAAAATTTAACCCTGTAA
- a CDS encoding MFS transporter, whose translation MTYRYRIALIFLLGFFIDCVNIFMSAIALPDIANQMSVSESHVAWVANSYILGLTLIIPISSWLAERFGTRQIMSVSMLLFSLAALFSGLAENFYSLIGWRFVQGLGGGLIIPVGQALTFSLFKQHERAKISTLVMSVALIAPAISPSLGGAIVDHYSWRWVFLSNIPFSLLASILSFIWLGNNEKIVARKPDLKGLLLVSLVLVCLLVGLSAYADSTSQWLPFIALFCGGLFTVFYIRHYRHVQDAILDLAIMKNTRMCFSVWIYHAIPGVFTGVNLLNIFYLQQQLGWSAEKTGSLMILYAVGAFGAILVCGKVYNRLGAYRLFLCGLILHAVGIALLSTINHSHDLFGLVAAYLLMGIGGGIGANTAQTTALIDFAGEQLSRASVIWNLNRQISFSIGAALFTMIFNVLQQKFISTYAYHLTFVLAAILGLLPLIGLNQLKKRVEKVCKRNEN comes from the coding sequence ATGACTTATCGCTATCGTATAGCCTTGATATTTTTACTTGGTTTTTTTATAGACTGCGTCAATATTTTTATGTCGGCCATTGCGCTGCCGGATATTGCCAACCAAATGTCGGTGTCTGAATCCCACGTTGCTTGGGTTGCAAACAGTTATATTTTGGGCTTAACCCTGATTATACCTATCAGTAGTTGGTTGGCTGAACGCTTTGGTACACGGCAGATTATGTCAGTCTCCATGCTCCTTTTTTCTCTTGCAGCACTATTTTCTGGTCTGGCCGAAAATTTTTATAGCCTGATTGGGTGGCGTTTTGTTCAGGGATTGGGAGGCGGTTTAATCATCCCCGTGGGGCAAGCATTAACCTTTAGCTTGTTTAAGCAACATGAACGGGCAAAAATCTCGACCTTAGTGATGTCAGTTGCGCTGATTGCCCCCGCAATTTCTCCCAGTTTGGGGGGCGCAATTGTAGATCACTATAGTTGGCGCTGGGTATTTCTTAGCAATATCCCTTTCAGTTTACTCGCATCAATACTTTCGTTCATTTGGCTGGGTAATAATGAAAAAATCGTTGCCCGTAAACCGGATCTCAAGGGATTGTTATTGGTGAGTCTGGTTTTGGTTTGTCTCTTGGTTGGCTTGTCTGCCTATGCTGATTCCACATCTCAGTGGCTGCCATTCATTGCATTATTCTGTGGCGGCTTATTCACGGTATTTTACATACGGCATTATCGCCATGTACAAGATGCGATTTTAGATTTGGCGATAATGAAAAATACACGTATGTGTTTTTCTGTGTGGATATATCACGCAATACCGGGTGTATTTACCGGCGTTAACCTGCTGAATATTTTTTATCTTCAACAGCAATTGGGATGGTCGGCAGAAAAAACCGGTTCTCTGATGATCTTATATGCGGTTGGTGCATTTGGTGCGATATTGGTTTGTGGAAAAGTGTATAACCGCTTAGGTGCTTATCGTTTATTTCTGTGTGGCTTGATACTTCATGCTGTTGGGATTGCGCTCTTGAGCACGATTAATCATAGCCATGATCTGTTTGGTCTGGTTGCCGCTTATTTACTGATGGGCATCGGTGGCGGCATTGGCGCTAATACCGCACAGACAACGGCGCTGATCGATTTTGCGGGCGAACAATTATCCCGTGCCAGCGTTATTTGGAACCTTAATCGTCAAATATCATTCAGTATAGGCGCGGCACTGTTCACGATGATTTTTAATGTATTGCAGCAGAAATTTATTTCTACTTATGCGTATCACCTTACTTTTGTTCTTGCTGCGATATTGGGTCTATTGCCATTAATCGGATTAAATCAACTGAAAAAACGTGTGGAGAAGGTATGCAAACGGAACGAGAATTAG
- a CDS encoding MFS transporter yields the protein MHKNYLNIFLLFIGQGLTGTIISLLTLTSTLVGHKLSPTDFLSTLPVTATVCGAALMVYYAATLMEKYGRRNAFVIGNLIGIVGSGLAGMAIVYQSFAFFTLGTFILGGSTVFNQYYRFAAAEVFDDASSKKKAISLIIGGGVIGGVLGPYIATKGAYLLPDYHFLGAFFLSAMICGLTLITQLFIRLPVVQKEKIILLTNKGNNQNDDFASLLKSKLFLLATGSCAVGFSLMTLLMNATPLAMLHKQFSIEDSAVVLQWHFFAMYAPALILPFLVDKFKTVNLIMSGAVFFLIGMAIAVYWDEKLGFLFSLIFVGLGWALMFNGGTFLLNGFINSPFKHKLQGFNSLITYLSNMFASLSVGAVMSYQAGWGILNIVGIVMIVVFLTMFFIKSRELQGM from the coding sequence ATGCACAAAAATTATCTGAATATATTCTTACTTTTTATCGGGCAAGGTCTTACTGGAACCATCATTTCTTTATTAACGCTCACCTCAACGTTAGTGGGTCATAAATTGTCACCCACTGATTTTCTATCAACATTGCCAGTGACAGCCACGGTGTGCGGCGCAGCATTGATGGTTTATTACGCTGCAACACTGATGGAAAAATATGGCAGAAGAAATGCTTTTGTTATTGGCAACTTGATTGGAATAGTGGGAAGTGGATTGGCGGGAATGGCGATTGTCTATCAATCTTTTGCTTTTTTCACGTTAGGAACTTTTATTTTGGGAGGATCAACCGTTTTTAATCAATACTACCGCTTTGCCGCGGCTGAGGTTTTTGATGACGCTTCCAGCAAGAAAAAAGCCATCTCATTGATTATTGGTGGCGGCGTGATTGGTGGGGTATTGGGACCCTATATTGCTACAAAAGGGGCTTACTTGTTACCGGATTATCACTTTTTGGGCGCATTTTTCCTCTCTGCCATGATATGTGGCCTGACATTGATAACACAGCTCTTTATCCGCCTTCCTGTCGTGCAAAAAGAGAAAATTATCCTTTTGACAAACAAGGGTAATAATCAGAACGATGATTTTGCCAGTCTGTTAAAATCGAAGTTATTTTTGCTGGCGACGGGGAGCTGCGCGGTAGGTTTTTCCCTGATGACATTATTGATGAATGCGACTCCGTTAGCGATGCTACATAAACAATTTTCCATTGAAGACAGTGCAGTTGTTTTGCAATGGCATTTTTTTGCTATGTACGCCCCTGCTTTGATTCTGCCATTTTTGGTGGATAAGTTTAAAACGGTGAATTTGATTATGTCGGGGGCTGTGTTTTTTCTCATCGGTATGGCTATCGCTGTTTACTGGGATGAAAAACTCGGTTTTCTGTTTTCGCTGATTTTTGTCGGTCTCGGTTGGGCATTAATGTTTAACGGTGGAACGTTTTTATTGAATGGATTTATTAATAGTCCATTCAAGCATAAATTGCAGGGATTCAATTCACTGATTACTTATTTGTCTAATATGTTTGCCTCTTTATCTGTCGGCGCTGTAATGAGTTATCAGGCAGGCTGGGGGATTTTGAATATTGTGGGTATTGTGATGATTGTAGTGTTTCTCACTATGTTTTTTATCAAAAGTCGAGAACTACAGGGAATGTGA
- the metF gene encoding methylenetetrahydrofolate reductase: MSFFHANQREALNQNLAELEGQIRVSFEFFPPSTTEMEQTLWKSIDRLSKLKPKFVSVTYGANSGERNRTHSIIKGIKEKTGLDAAPHLTCIDASREELRNIAHDYWQNGIRHIVALRGDLPANGGKPEMYGSDLVGLLKQEADFDISVAAYPEVHPEAKSAQADLINLKRKIDAGANRAITQFFFDVESYLRFRDRCVATGIDVEIVPGILPVSNFRQLQRFATMTNVRIPSWMTRMFEGLDDDPESRNLVGASIAMDMVKILSREGVKDFHFYTLNRAELSYAICHTLGVRPV; the protein is encoded by the coding sequence ATGAGTTTTTTTCACGCTAATCAGCGAGAAGCGCTGAATCAGAATCTGGCTGAACTTGAAGGGCAAATTCGTGTTTCCTTTGAATTCTTTCCACCCAGCACGACTGAGATGGAACAAACCCTGTGGAAATCCATTGATCGCTTGAGCAAGCTGAAACCTAAATTTGTTTCCGTCACCTATGGTGCCAACTCTGGCGAACGCAATCGCACTCATAGCATCATCAAAGGCATTAAAGAAAAAACGGGGCTTGATGCGGCTCCACACCTGACTTGCATTGATGCCAGCCGCGAAGAACTGCGCAACATTGCCCATGATTATTGGCAAAATGGCATTCGTCATATCGTGGCATTGCGGGGTGATTTACCGGCTAACGGTGGTAAGCCAGAAATGTATGGATCTGATTTGGTTGGACTTTTAAAACAAGAAGCGGATTTTGATATCTCCGTTGCGGCTTATCCAGAAGTGCATCCAGAAGCGAAAAGCGCGCAGGCCGACCTGATTAATTTAAAGCGTAAAATTGATGCCGGTGCCAATCGCGCTATTACCCAATTCTTTTTTGATGTAGAGAGTTATCTGCGTTTTCGCGATCGCTGTGTCGCAACGGGAATTGACGTAGAAATTGTGCCAGGCATTTTGCCCGTCTCAAACTTCCGTCAGTTACAACGGTTTGCCACCATGACCAATGTTCGTATTCCAAGCTGGATGACCAGAATGTTTGAAGGATTGGATGACGATCCGGAAAGCCGCAACTTGGTCGGTGCATCAATTGCAATGGACATGGTAAAAATCCTCAGTCGTGAGGGTGTGAAAGATTTTCATTTTTATACCCTGAACCGGGCGGAATTGAGTTATGCCATCTGCCATACATTGGGGGTTCGTCCTGTATAA
- a CDS encoding LysR family transcriptional regulator, translating into MNNLRNVDLNLLVTLQVLLIEKHITRTANRLHKSQPAISHALANLRNLFNDPLLVRRSGKLELTTRAQELLIPLREILGQIHTLIEPPLFDPTQTKRTFRLSMSDYGARVLLPTLIRTFRVIAPNIELSISQTSRESMLVDVVDSEIDLAFGVFPQKMPEDLHAHILFTEKFSCLADASTIPKNGYLDRNSWLARPHVSVAMRAGVEDDIDRVLSKEGLHRQIRVQLPHWGIARDIISGTDLILTVAHRSLVSVENDPSLQIFAPPFDIAPFDFKMVWHKRREIDTAHCWLRQIIMRLVNNN; encoded by the coding sequence ATGAATAATCTACGAAATGTTGACCTTAATCTATTAGTTACTCTGCAGGTATTATTAATCGAAAAGCATATTACTCGTACAGCAAATCGGCTACATAAGAGTCAACCCGCAATCAGTCATGCACTTGCAAATTTACGTAACCTGTTTAATGACCCCTTATTAGTTCGTCGCTCTGGTAAGCTCGAACTAACAACCCGAGCTCAAGAATTACTCATACCTCTTCGTGAGATTTTGGGGCAAATTCATACCTTGATTGAGCCTCCATTATTTGATCCAACTCAGACAAAAAGAACATTCCGTTTATCTATGTCAGACTATGGAGCCCGTGTTTTACTGCCAACTTTAATTCGAACATTCCGCGTTATTGCTCCCAATATTGAACTATCCATAAGTCAAACTAGTAGAGAGTCGATGCTTGTTGATGTAGTAGATAGCGAAATTGATCTCGCTTTCGGCGTATTCCCCCAAAAAATGCCTGAAGATTTGCATGCTCATATCTTATTTACCGAAAAGTTTTCCTGTCTCGCTGATGCTTCAACTATTCCAAAAAATGGATACCTTGATAGAAATTCTTGGCTGGCACGTCCCCATGTATCTGTAGCTATGCGTGCAGGCGTTGAAGACGATATCGATCGTGTTTTATCAAAAGAAGGTTTACATAGACAAATTAGAGTACAACTACCTCATTGGGGAATAGCCCGTGACATCATTTCCGGAACTGATTTAATTCTCACAGTGGCTCACCGTAGTTTGGTTAGCGTAGAAAATGACCCTAGCTTACAGATATTTGCGCCACCATTCGATATCGCTCCTTTTGATTTTAAAATGGTTTGGCACAAGCGGCGAGAAATAGATACTGCCCATTGTTGGTTAAGACAGATAATCATGCGTCTTGTGAACAATAATTAG
- a CDS encoding DMT family transporter: MTSPISISTAILACGAIFAGAVVPLQAGANAALGRSLGHPLWGTVVSLLVSLLAVIPVFLTMRVPTPQITQVINLPIWSWFGGIAGVIYITAAIILTPQLGATNFIICVITGQIIVSALVDHFGLMGLPIKEVNFGRIFGIVLIFSGVFVVQYFTTNANKF; the protein is encoded by the coding sequence ATGACATCCCCTATCTCAATATCAACGGCCATTTTGGCATGTGGAGCGATTTTCGCCGGAGCTGTAGTACCACTTCAGGCTGGTGCCAATGCAGCATTAGGACGGAGTTTAGGGCATCCATTATGGGGAACAGTGGTATCACTTTTAGTGAGTTTATTAGCTGTTATTCCTGTTTTCCTAACAATGAGAGTACCAACGCCACAAATTACTCAGGTAATAAATTTACCTATATGGTCTTGGTTCGGTGGTATTGCTGGAGTTATCTACATTACCGCTGCGATTATTCTAACGCCACAATTAGGCGCAACTAACTTCATTATATGTGTGATAACAGGACAAATTATTGTATCTGCACTGGTTGACCATTTTGGATTAATGGGATTACCTATTAAGGAAGTGAATTTCGGGAGAATCTTTGGGATAGTGTTAATTTTTTCTGGTGTTTTTGTGGTGCAATATTTCACGACTAATGCTAATAAATTTTGA